The following proteins come from a genomic window of Dongia rigui:
- a CDS encoding ABC transporter permease codes for MLRYLIQRVLVMVPTLLVISMLVFAIIQAPPGDFLETMMAEMQSRGENMDQDKMDFLRKTYGLDEPTYVQYVHWMFGRWEGFEHKSGGLLFGDLGYSFEHNLPVSEVVGDRLMLTVVVSLASILFVWIVSFPIAVYSATHQYSIFDYVFTFLGYIGLATPSFLIALVLLYFANIYFGTSIGGMMDAAYVGQPWSLAKVMSVLEHMWIAVLVIGLPGTAGMIRRLRANLLDELNKQYVTTGRAKGLPPLKLLLRYPLRISLNPFIADIGSLLPELISGSVIVSVVMSLPITGPMLLSALRSQDMYLAGSFLMFMAFLTVIGIFVSDVLLALLDPRIRLGAGAEK; via the coding sequence ATGCTTCGCTATCTCATTCAGCGCGTGCTGGTCATGGTTCCGACCCTGCTCGTCATCAGCATGCTGGTCTTCGCCATCATCCAGGCCCCGCCCGGCGACTTCCTCGAGACCATGATGGCCGAGATGCAGTCGCGCGGCGAGAACATGGACCAGGACAAGATGGATTTCCTGCGCAAGACCTATGGCCTCGACGAGCCGACATATGTGCAATACGTGCATTGGATGTTCGGCCGCTGGGAAGGCTTCGAGCACAAGAGCGGCGGTCTGCTGTTCGGCGACCTTGGCTATTCCTTCGAGCACAACCTGCCGGTTTCCGAAGTGGTGGGCGACCGTCTGATGCTCACCGTCGTCGTCTCGCTGGCGTCGATCCTGTTCGTCTGGATCGTCTCATTTCCGATCGCCGTCTATTCCGCGACGCATCAATACTCGATCTTCGACTACGTCTTTACCTTCCTCGGCTATATCGGCCTCGCGACACCCAGCTTCCTCATCGCCCTGGTGCTGCTCTATTTCGCCAATATCTATTTCGGGACGTCGATCGGTGGCATGATGGATGCGGCCTATGTCGGCCAGCCCTGGTCGCTGGCCAAGGTGATGAGCGTGCTCGAGCATATGTGGATCGCCGTGCTGGTGATCGGCCTGCCCGGGACTGCCGGCATGATCCGGCGCCTGCGCGCCAACCTGCTCGATGAACTCAACAAGCAATATGTGACGACCGGGCGCGCCAAGGGCCTGCCGCCGCTCAAACTGCTGTTGCGCTATCCGCTGCGCATTTCATTGAATCCCTTCATCGCCGATATCGGCTCGCTGCTGCCGGAACTGATTTCCGGCTCGGTCATCGTCTCGGTGGTGATGTCGCTGCCCATCACCGGGCCGATGCTGCTCTCGGCCTTGCGCTCGCAGGACATGTATCTCGCCGGCTCGTTCCTGATGTTCATGGCGTTCCTCACCGTCATCGGCATATTCGTCTCCGACGTGCTGC
- a CDS encoding ABC transporter substrate-binding protein has protein sequence MKRILLTAGLAAAWALMAPLASAAEVGSYVSPPYFADAEAKGDLPPVNERLPDHPSVATMDEPGRQGGEMRMLMASPKDSRILVAYSYARLVGYDRQYKIVPDLLESYDVQEGRIFTFHLRKGHRWSNGKAFTSEDFRFWWEDVANNADLMPAGPPRILLVDGEKPKVEIIDETTVRYSWSKANTDFLPALAAAGPLYIYAPSKYLKKFHQKYADPAELEAAVKDSGQPSWAALLNRRGNQYRNDNPKLPTLDPWVLRVKPPADRLVFVRNPYYYRVDAQGQQLPYLDQVVFDVAEGKLIPAKAGAGETDLQARYIRFDNYTFLKQAEKNGRFKLYLWDDSRGSNFALYPNLNCNDEGWRAVNRDVRFRRALSLGIDRHEINQAIYYGLGKESANTIQSLSPLFKPHYQTAWSSYDVSTANRLLDEMGLTQRDDENFRTLPDGRRMTIIVDTAGESTEESDILELIKDSWREIGIDMFVKPSQREVFRDRVFAGDSVMSVFFGVDNGLPTPDMSPQEFAPSTQQQLMWPKWGQYIETGGMNGTDIDLPEAQKLAALLKAWRESTDTQARAGIWGEILQIWSEQVFTIGTVANIPQPVIVAKGFHNVPAKGIWSWEPGAHFGLYKPDSFWEENPKELSPVENRLQ, from the coding sequence ATGAAGAGGATCCTGCTGACGGCCGGTCTCGCGGCTGCATGGGCGTTGATGGCACCGCTGGCATCCGCGGCGGAAGTCGGCAGCTATGTGAGCCCGCCTTACTTCGCGGACGCCGAGGCCAAGGGCGACCTGCCGCCGGTGAACGAACGCCTGCCAGATCACCCGTCCGTCGCCACGATGGACGAGCCTGGCCGCCAGGGCGGCGAGATGCGCATGTTGATGGCGAGCCCCAAGGACAGCCGCATCCTCGTCGCCTATTCCTACGCCCGTCTCGTCGGCTATGACCGCCAGTACAAGATCGTCCCGGACCTGCTGGAAAGCTACGACGTCCAGGAAGGCCGCATCTTCACCTTCCATCTCAGGAAGGGCCACAGATGGTCCAACGGCAAGGCCTTCACCAGTGAGGACTTCCGCTTCTGGTGGGAAGATGTCGCCAACAACGCCGATCTGATGCCGGCCGGCCCGCCGCGCATCCTGCTGGTGGATGGCGAGAAGCCCAAGGTCGAAATCATCGACGAAACGACGGTGCGCTATAGCTGGTCCAAGGCCAACACGGATTTCCTGCCGGCGCTTGCCGCCGCCGGCCCGCTCTACATCTACGCGCCGTCGAAATATCTCAAAAAATTCCATCAGAAATATGCCGACCCGGCCGAGCTTGAGGCCGCGGTGAAGGACAGCGGCCAGCCGAGCTGGGCAGCGCTCCTCAACCGGCGCGGCAATCAGTACCGCAACGACAATCCAAAGCTGCCGACACTCGATCCATGGGTCCTGCGCGTGAAGCCGCCGGCGGACCGCCTGGTCTTCGTGCGCAATCCCTATTACTACCGGGTCGATGCGCAGGGCCAGCAATTGCCCTATCTCGACCAGGTCGTCTTTGATGTGGCCGAGGGCAAGCTCATTCCGGCCAAGGCCGGTGCCGGCGAAACGGATCTCCAGGCGCGCTACATCCGCTTCGACAACTATACGTTCCTGAAACAGGCGGAAAAGAACGGGCGCTTCAAGCTCTATCTGTGGGACGACAGCCGCGGCTCCAATTTCGCGCTCTACCCCAACCTCAACTGCAACGATGAGGGCTGGCGCGCGGTCAACCGCGATGTGCGTTTCCGCCGTGCCCTCTCGCTGGGTATCGACCGTCACGAAATCAACCAGGCCATCTATTACGGTCTGGGCAAGGAAAGCGCCAACACGATCCAGTCGCTGTCGCCGCTGTTCAAGCCGCATTACCAGACGGCGTGGTCGAGCTATGACGTCTCGACCGCCAACCGCCTGCTCGACGAGATGGGCCTGACCCAGCGCGACGACGAGAATTTCCGCACCCTGCCCGATGGCCGGCGGATGACAATCATCGTCGACACGGCGGGTGAGTCGACCGAGGAATCCGACATCCTCGAACTCATCAAGGACAGCTGGCGCGAGATCGGCATCGACATGTTCGTGAAGCCGTCGCAGCGCGAAGTGTTCCGCGATCGCGTCTTTGCCGGCGACAGCGTCATGTCGGTCTTCTTTGGCGTCGATAACGGCCTGCCCACCCCCGACATGAGTCCGCAGGAATTCGCCCCCTCGACGCAGCAGCAGCTGATGTGGCCAAAATGGGGCCAGTATATCGAGACCGGCGGCATGAACGGCACGGATATCGACCTGCCCGAGGCGCAGAAGCTGGCCGCCTTGCTAAAGGCATGGCGTGAATCGACCGACACGCAGGCCCGGGCTGGAATCTGGGGCGAGATCCTGCAGATCTGGTCCGAGCAGGTCTTCACCATCGGTACCGTCGCCAATATCCCCCAGCCCGTGATTGTCGCCAAGGGCTTCCACAACGTTCCGGCCAAGGGCATCTGGTCCTGGGAGCCGGGGGCGCATTTCGGCCTCTACAAGCCGGACAGTTTCTGGGAAGAGAACCCGAAGGAACTGAGCCCCGTCGAAAACCGGCTGCAATAG
- a CDS encoding ABC transporter ATP-binding protein: MTDLLSVRNLAVDFALEGGNVHAVRGASFRVPAGKTVALVGESGSGKSVCAQAIMGLLPKSAAIRSGEILFDRRAGSGGDWGAKGGIVDIAKLDRNGPEMRAIRGGSISIIFQEPMTSLSPVHTIGHQICEALHLHSKMSDAEGKERVAAMLRAVGFPDPERALKTYPFELSGGLRQRAMIAMALVCKPALLIADEPTTALDVTIQAQILKLMADLQSELGMAMLMITHDLGVVANIADEVVVMYQGEVMESGSVEDIFRAPEHPYLKALLHAVPRFGMRADERLVPIREIKSEAGPLFADKKPWPQNADEAGPLLSVSHVSKAFTIRKSGFFSGPSQKSVMAVSDVSFDVQRGECLGLVGESGCGKTTLSKIIMKALSPDSGEIRFNDRGRSLDVRHMKAADLAEYRKRVQFVFQDPIGSLNPRMTVFDIISEPLVIHNVGTPESRKEMVKELMALVGLDIRHLRRYPHSFSGGQRQRIGIARALALRPDLIICDEPVSALDVSIQAQVLNLLRDLKAKLGLTYIFISHNLAVVDYVADRIMVMCAGRVVELAPTAELFRNPVHPYTKALLAAVPNPSLDNPLDFNRVMEGKTSLPSAWAAPFTIDADNQPTLVDIGNGHWVRAALSIRSIAA; encoded by the coding sequence ATGACCGATCTGCTCTCCGTCCGCAATCTGGCGGTGGATTTTGCGCTGGAAGGCGGCAACGTCCATGCCGTGCGCGGCGCCAGTTTTCGCGTGCCCGCCGGCAAGACCGTGGCCCTGGTGGGCGAATCCGGCTCCGGCAAATCGGTCTGCGCGCAGGCGATCATGGGCCTGCTGCCGAAATCGGCCGCGATCCGCTCGGGCGAAATTCTGTTCGACCGGCGCGCTGGCAGCGGCGGCGATTGGGGCGCCAAGGGCGGCATCGTCGACATCGCCAAGCTTGACCGCAACGGTCCGGAGATGCGCGCCATTCGTGGCGGCTCGATCTCGATCATCTTCCAGGAACCGATGACCTCGCTCTCGCCCGTCCACACGATCGGGCATCAGATCTGCGAGGCGCTGCACCTGCACTCGAAAATGTCCGACGCCGAAGGCAAGGAGCGCGTCGCCGCGATGCTGCGCGCGGTCGGCTTCCCGGACCCGGAGCGGGCGCTCAAGACCTATCCCTTCGAGCTTTCCGGGGGCCTGCGGCAGCGCGCGATGATCGCGATGGCACTGGTGTGCAAGCCGGCCTTGCTCATCGCCGACGAGCCGACCACGGCGCTCGATGTCACCATCCAGGCGCAGATACTGAAATTGATGGCCGATCTGCAATCCGAACTCGGCATGGCCATGCTGATGATCACGCATGATCTCGGCGTCGTCGCCAACATCGCCGATGAAGTGGTGGTGATGTATCAGGGCGAGGTGATGGAATCGGGATCGGTCGAAGATATTTTCCGGGCGCCGGAACACCCCTATCTGAAGGCGCTGCTCCACGCCGTGCCGCGCTTCGGCATGCGCGCGGACGAGCGCCTGGTCCCCATTCGCGAGATCAAGAGCGAAGCCGGGCCGCTCTTTGCCGACAAGAAACCCTGGCCGCAGAATGCCGACGAGGCCGGGCCGCTGCTCAGCGTCAGCCATGTGTCCAAGGCTTTTACGATACGCAAAAGCGGCTTCTTTTCCGGACCGTCGCAAAAATCGGTGATGGCCGTCTCGGATGTCAGTTTCGACGTGCAGCGCGGCGAGTGCTTGGGGCTCGTGGGTGAATCCGGCTGCGGCAAGACCACGCTTTCCAAGATCATCATGAAGGCGCTGTCGCCCGATAGCGGGGAGATCCGCTTCAACGACCGCGGCCGCTCGCTCGACGTGCGGCACATGAAGGCCGCGGACCTCGCCGAATACCGCAAGCGCGTGCAGTTCGTGTTCCAGGATCCGATCGGCTCGCTCAATCCGCGCATGACGGTGTTTGATATCATCAGCGAGCCATTGGTCATCCATAATGTCGGCACGCCGGAATCGCGCAAGGAGATGGTCAAGGAGTTGATGGCACTGGTCGGCCTCGATATCCGGCATCTGCGCCGCTATCCGCACAGCTTCTCCGGTGGCCAGCGCCAGCGCATCGGCATCGCCCGCGCGCTGGCCCTCAGGCCCGATCTCATCATCTGTGACGAGCCTGTCTCGGCACTCGACGTCTCGATCCAGGCCCAGGTCCTCAATTTATTGCGAGATTTGAAGGCCAAGCTGGGCCTCACCTACATCTTCATCTCGCACAATCTGGCGGTGGTCGATTACGTCGCCGACCGCATCATGGTGATGTGCGCCGGGCGCGTGGTGGAACTGGCGCCCACCGCCGAATTGTTCCGCAACCCGGTCCATCCCTATACCAAGGCGTTGCTCGCCGCCGTGCCCAACCCGTCGCTCGACAATCCGCTCGATTTCAACCGCGTCATGGAAGGCAAGACCTCGCTGCCATCGGCTTGGGCCGCACCTTTCACGATCGACGCCGACAATCAGCCGACCCTGGTCGATATCGGCAATGGGCATTGGGTGCGCGCCGCGCTCTCGATCCGGAGCATTGCAGCATGA
- a CDS encoding polysaccharide deacetylase family protein, producing the protein MADKPVADWDALAREWDLWRADDRQPTLWWRDDDAVDVTPALDELRRVARVPLALAVIPMALERPLQERLGPYLRNWGQVRVLQHGVGHLNHAPAGAKKSEFPATRALGEIELALTVAATFLRDTLGPDVLPVLTPPWNRIGAPALELLLRLGFHGVSRFDAFPYVAKTPELPRLPPFREINTQIDVIDWRGTRGFVGAEPALGWLVAHLSARRQGVVDPGLPTGILTHHLVHDTATWRFLENLQDWLARRGELGVFQDPRALWPLP; encoded by the coding sequence ATGGCGGATAAGCCCGTGGCGGATTGGGATGCGCTGGCCCGTGAATGGGACCTGTGGCGCGCGGATGATCGTCAGCCCACCCTGTGGTGGCGGGATGACGACGCCGTCGATGTAACCCCGGCCCTCGATGAGTTGCGCCGCGTGGCGCGGGTGCCGCTGGCATTGGCCGTCATTCCGATGGCGCTGGAGCGGCCCTTACAGGAACGGCTCGGCCCCTATCTGCGGAACTGGGGGCAGGTGCGGGTGCTGCAACACGGCGTCGGGCATCTTAACCATGCCCCGGCAGGCGCCAAGAAAAGCGAGTTTCCGGCGACCCGCGCCTTGGGCGAGATCGAACTGGCCCTCACCGTCGCCGCCACCTTCCTGCGCGACACCTTGGGGCCGGACGTGCTGCCGGTCCTGACCCCGCCCTGGAACCGGATTGGCGCGCCTGCTTTGGAATTGCTGCTGCGCCTGGGCTTTCACGGCGTGAGCCGGTTCGACGCGTTTCCCTATGTGGCAAAGACCCCGGAACTGCCGCGACTTCCCCCGTTTCGCGAAATTAACACCCAGATCGATGTCATTGACTGGCGCGGCACCCGGGGCTTCGTGGGCGCGGAGCCGGCTTTGGGTTGGCTGGTGGCCCATCTGTCGGCACGGCGCCAGGGCGTCGTTGACCCCGGCCTGCCCACCGGAATCCTCACCCATCACCTCGTTCATGATACCGCCACTTGGCGATTTCTTGAGAACCTGCAAGATTGGCTCGCCCGGCGGGGGGAACTGGGTGTATTCCAGGATCCCCGCGCCTTGTGGCCGTTGCCTTGA
- a CDS encoding glycosyltransferase family protein: MAEAPRIALYVQHLLGIGHLRRAAALARALSGVGAKVLVLSGGIKVADVDFGAAQVLQLPPCLAADSAFSALLDESGRVIDSEWKDRRRELLLKETAAFKPDALIIEMYPFGRRQFRFELLPLVYWAQNGGLLVVSSVRDILVDKGRDDRVLEAADLVRRYFDLVLVHGDPRLVPFERTFPRAPSIADKLTYTGYVVERPAAVPAADRANGEVLVSAGGGAVGGPLFKAALAARRLSTLKERPWRFVAGRNLPDADFALLEEAARIDPGIVADRFRADFTLLLASCHVSLSQGGYNTVMELLALRTPAVIIPFAEGQESEQALRAALLAERGALDMLDGDNLDPALLAATLTRRAQAGALPMDLDLDGARHSAEITLAALVKKRGQHGG, from the coding sequence ATGGCTGAGGCACCGCGCATCGCCCTTTATGTCCAGCACCTGCTCGGCATCGGTCATCTGCGCCGGGCGGCGGCGCTGGCCCGCGCCTTGAGCGGGGTCGGTGCCAAGGTCCTGGTCCTCTCCGGTGGGATCAAGGTCGCCGATGTCGATTTCGGCGCAGCGCAGGTGCTGCAGCTGCCGCCCTGTCTTGCCGCCGATTCGGCCTTTTCCGCGCTGCTCGACGAAAGTGGCCGCGTCATCGACAGCGAGTGGAAGGACCGGCGCCGCGAATTGCTGCTGAAGGAGACCGCGGCCTTCAAGCCCGATGCGCTCATCATCGAAATGTATCCCTTCGGCCGCCGTCAATTCCGCTTCGAGCTGCTGCCGCTGGTCTATTGGGCGCAGAATGGCGGCCTGTTGGTGGTGAGCTCCGTGCGCGACATCCTGGTCGACAAGGGCCGCGACGACCGCGTGCTCGAGGCGGCGGATCTGGTGCGGCGCTACTTCGACCTGGTGCTGGTGCATGGCGATCCGCGCCTGGTGCCGTTCGAGCGTACCTTTCCGCGCGCCCCATCCATTGCCGACAAGCTCACCTATACCGGTTATGTGGTCGAAAGACCGGCAGCGGTCCCGGCGGCCGATCGGGCCAATGGCGAGGTGCTGGTCTCGGCCGGTGGCGGCGCCGTGGGCGGCCCGCTGTTCAAGGCGGCCCTGGCGGCGCGGCGTCTCTCCACTTTGAAGGAACGGCCCTGGCGCTTCGTCGCCGGGCGCAACCTGCCAGATGCGGATTTTGCGTTGCTCGAGGAAGCGGCGCGGATCGATCCCGGCATCGTCGCCGATCGCTTTCGCGCCGACTTCACCCTATTGCTGGCGTCCTGCCATGTATCCTTGAGCCAGGGCGGCTACAACACGGTGATGGAGTTGCTGGCATTGCGCACGCCGGCGGTCATCATCCCCTTTGCGGAGGGGCAGGAAAGCGAGCAGGCCTTGCGCGCAGCGCTGCTCGCCGAACGCGGTGCGCTCGACATGCTGGATGGCGACAATCTCGACCCGGCCCTGCTGGCGGCAACCCTGACGCGCCGGGCGCAGGCGGGGGCGCTGCCGATGGACCTCGATCTCGACGGAGCGCGGCATTCGGCCGAGATCACGCTGGCCGCCCTGGTGAAAAAACGTGGTCAGCATGGCGGATAA
- a CDS encoding histidine phosphatase family protein: MSVRCAIIRHAPTKWNVEKRLQGRTDIGLGPEGRIAAASWSVPADWQDWRVLTSPLTRARETAAILFPTATAEIEPALREMSFGDWEGQSLDALRGAPGSDAESREAMGLDFRAPNGESPREVQQRLLPLLSRLCGEGRDVVLVSHKAVQRALYALATGWQMTEKPPVKLKDGRAHLFHLGSDGRPDVVELNIDLGHHG; encoded by the coding sequence ATGAGCGTGCGCTGCGCGATCATTCGCCATGCGCCGACCAAATGGAATGTCGAGAAGCGCTTGCAGGGGCGGACCGATATCGGCCTCGGCCCGGAAGGGCGCATCGCTGCCGCCAGCTGGTCCGTGCCGGCGGACTGGCAGGATTGGCGCGTGCTCACCAGCCCCTTGACCCGCGCGCGGGAGACGGCGGCGATCCTCTTTCCCACCGCAACCGCCGAGATCGAACCGGCCTTGCGCGAGATGAGCTTCGGCGATTGGGAAGGACAGAGTCTCGATGCCCTGCGCGGGGCACCGGGGTCCGACGCCGAAAGTCGCGAGGCGATGGGCCTCGATTTCCGTGCGCCCAATGGAGAAAGCCCGCGCGAGGTGCAGCAGCGTCTCTTGCCCTTGCTCTCGCGTCTTTGCGGGGAGGGACGCGATGTCGTGCTGGTCAGCCACAAGGCGGTGCAGCGGGCGCTCTATGCCCTTGCCACCGGTTGGCAAATGACGGAAAAGCCGCCGGTCAAATTGAAGGACGGCCGCGCGCATCTCTTTCACCTGGGTAGTGACGGCAGGCCAGATGTCGTCGAACTGAATATCGATCTGGGTCACCATGGCTGA
- a CDS encoding glycosyltransferase family 4 protein: protein MKIAFYAPLKAPDHPDPSGDRTVGRLLLAALRRGGFTPVIASRLRSRLSGDSLAEQKKFAAKGKATAARLIAKYRKLPKAARPRAWLTYHLYYKAVDWIGPEVASALDIPYLVAEASHAPKRAKGPFLFSHDAAEAAMKQAAAIFCLNPVDKECLHGIVAAKKLIDLPPFLDIDAFLAGNPRGPDRGLGRLKLSQQYRLDPDMPWLLAVGMMRKGDKLASYHALAEALRHVTRAYQVLVVGDGPARAEVEAAFTPIAKRVVWLRQKPAEHLPEIYASADLFVWPAINEAFGMALLEAQACGTPVIAGASGGVPGIVADGETGWLSAPGDTTAFAADVDFALEREMAPIRLVTAAHARKFHDIAAAAATLKKTLEKVTGEKVTT from the coding sequence ATGAAAATCGCCTTTTATGCGCCTTTGAAGGCCCCCGATCATCCCGATCCCTCCGGTGACCGTACCGTGGGGCGGCTGCTGTTGGCGGCATTGCGCCGGGGTGGCTTCACGCCGGTTATCGCCAGCCGCCTTCGATCACGCCTCAGTGGCGACAGCCTGGCCGAGCAGAAGAAATTCGCCGCCAAGGGCAAGGCCACGGCGGCGCGGCTCATTGCCAAATACAGGAAGCTGCCCAAGGCGGCGCGGCCCCGGGCCTGGCTCACCTATCATCTCTATTACAAGGCGGTGGATTGGATCGGGCCAGAGGTCGCCTCCGCCCTCGACATTCCTTATCTGGTGGCCGAGGCAAGCCATGCGCCAAAGCGCGCTAAGGGCCCGTTCCTCTTCTCGCATGACGCCGCCGAGGCAGCGATGAAGCAGGCCGCGGCGATCTTCTGTCTCAATCCCGTCGACAAGGAATGCCTGCACGGCATTGTCGCTGCCAAGAAATTGATCGACCTGCCGCCCTTTCTCGATATCGATGCCTTTCTTGCCGGCAATCCGCGCGGGCCGGACCGGGGACTGGGGCGCCTCAAACTCTCGCAGCAGTACCGGCTCGATCCCGATATGCCCTGGCTGCTGGCCGTGGGCATGATGCGCAAGGGCGACAAGCTCGCCTCCTACCACGCATTGGCCGAGGCATTGCGGCATGTGACCCGGGCCTATCAGGTGCTGGTGGTGGGCGACGGGCCGGCAAGGGCCGAGGTCGAGGCGGCTTTCACGCCGATCGCCAAGCGCGTGGTCTGGCTGAGGCAGAAGCCGGCTGAACACCTTCCCGAGATTTATGCCAGTGCCGATCTCTTCGTCTGGCCGGCGATCAACGAAGCCTTCGGCATGGCGCTCCTTGAGGCGCAGGCCTGCGGCACGCCGGTCATCGCCGGTGCCTCCGGTGGTGTTCCCGGCATCGTGGCGGATGGCGAGACCGGCTGGCTGTCGGCACCCGGCGACACCACGGCCTTCGCCGCCGATGTCGATTTCGCGCTGGAGCGGGAAATGGCCCCCATCCGCCTGGTGACCGCCGCGCATGCGCGCAAGTTCCACGATATCGCCGCGGCCGCCGCGACGCTGAAGAAGACGCTTGAGAAAGTCACTGGTGAAAAGGTGACCACATGA
- a CDS encoding glycosyltransferase family 4 protein, whose amino-acid sequence MTGKILFLLKGYPRLSETFIAQEIKALEQRGIPLEIWSLRFPTDKYRHPVHDEIKAKVTYLPEYLYQEPGRVFRGLLRAVRLPGFGRALWQWLKDLIRDPTPNRGRRFGQACVLVAEMPADTVRLHAHFMHTPAAVAYYAHLMAGTPWSCSAHAKDIWTSPEWDKREKLQSLDWLVTCTASGHAHLETLVDDKAKVALVYHGLDFRRFPEPPPRDARTGPVEILSVGRLVEKKGYPTLLDALAQLPPTSDWRLTHIGGGPLDGALKAQAETLGIAARIQWLGALPQEQVLAAYRRSDLFVLAAQIAADGDRDGLPNVLMEAQSQRLACIATNISGIPELIRDGETGLLVPPEDPAALSNALQSLISDPARRQHLADAGFERLHAHFAMDAGINDLDRRFCMDLR is encoded by the coding sequence GTGACCGGCAAAATCCTTTTCCTGCTGAAAGGCTATCCGCGCCTTTCCGAAACCTTCATCGCGCAAGAGATCAAAGCGTTGGAGCAACGCGGCATTCCATTGGAAATCTGGAGCCTGCGCTTCCCGACCGACAAGTACCGCCATCCGGTTCATGACGAGATCAAGGCAAAGGTCACCTACCTGCCGGAATATCTCTATCAGGAGCCGGGGCGCGTCTTTCGTGGACTGTTGCGTGCCGTGCGTCTCCCTGGATTTGGCCGCGCCCTGTGGCAATGGCTGAAAGACCTCATCCGCGATCCGACACCCAATCGCGGCCGCCGTTTCGGCCAGGCCTGCGTGCTGGTGGCGGAAATGCCGGCCGATACCGTGCGCCTCCATGCCCATTTCATGCACACGCCGGCGGCGGTCGCCTATTACGCCCATCTGATGGCCGGCACCCCCTGGTCCTGCTCGGCCCATGCCAAGGATATCTGGACCTCACCCGAATGGGACAAGCGCGAAAAGCTCCAAAGCCTCGACTGGCTGGTGACCTGCACGGCCAGCGGGCATGCCCATCTTGAGACCCTGGTCGACGACAAGGCCAAGGTGGCGCTGGTCTATCACGGTCTCGATTTCCGCCGCTTCCCGGAACCGCCGCCGCGCGATGCCCGCACAGGCCCGGTCGAGATACTGTCCGTCGGCCGCCTGGTCGAGAAGAAGGGCTATCCGACGCTGCTCGATGCCCTGGCGCAGCTGCCGCCGACAAGCGATTGGCGCCTCACCCATATCGGCGGCGGTCCACTCGATGGAGCGCTCAAGGCCCAGGCCGAGACATTGGGCATCGCCGCGCGCATCCAGTGGCTGGGCGCCTTGCCGCAGGAACAAGTGCTCGCCGCCTATCGCCGCTCCGATCTCTTCGTGCTGGCCGCCCAGATCGCCGCCGATGGCGACCGCGATGGCCTCCCTAATGTCCTGATGGAAGCGCAAAGCCAGCGCCTCGCTTGCATCGCCACCAATATCTCCGGCATTCCCGAACTGATCCGTGACGGCGAAACCGGCCTCCTCGTGCCGCCGGAAGATCCGGCAGCTCTTTCAAACGCGCTGCAATCCCTCATCAGCGACCCCGCGCGGCGCCAGCACCTTGCCGATGCCGGCTTTGAGCGCCTCCACGCCCATTTCGCCATGGATGCCGGCATCAACGATCTCGACCGGCGCTTCTGCATGGACCTCCGCTAA